DNA sequence from the Clostridiales bacterium genome:
CGCTCGAAATGCTGTTGATCCTCGACAAGACAAGGCGCTTGGCGCGCGTGTATAAGGACGCGGCTAAGACCGAACAGATCAAATCTCGGCTTCAATCGATTTATTCTATAAAGTACGCGCTGTCCGTTAAGTTCGAGGGCGAAAACATAATTATAGATAAACGCCCGTTGAGTTATAGGGAAAAGAAGAAGATATTTATAGCGGGGGTGTGCGCTGCGGTAGGCGTAGCCGTAGTCGTTTGCGTGCCGACGATTACGGTCTCGCTTCTTTCCGAACCTGCCGCTCCCGTCGTGTACGAGGTGATGCGGCTGAGCGATATAGACTTTTCGTCACAAAACGAATACGTGTTGAAGCGCGATATCGTATTGAGCGAAGCGGTCGAAGAAATGAATTGCAAGATCGGCGGCGAGGGACATAAGCTGATTTTGGGCGACGGCGCGGCTATCGGCACGCTTAACGGAAGTCTGTCGGGAGTTACCGTCGACGGCGCGCGCGGCGTGATATTCGATACCGTTTCGGCGGGCGCGCGGGTAGCCGACGTTACGGTAAATGTCGACGCCGATATCGAAACGGACGAGAATTCCGCGCTTGTCGCGATCGTCAACTACGGCGAGTTCGACGGCGTTACGGTCAACATTAAGGGAAGCGTTAAGGCTATCGAGTCGGATGACGAAAACGTTATCGAGACGGCGTTCGGCGGAATGGTCATGAACAACGGCGCTATATATAATGACAAAACGCAAGAAGCCGATTACGGCGTTATCAAAAACTGCACCGTCAATTATTTACAGTTCAAGCTTGTCGGCGAGGCAAGCGCCAACGCAAGCTTCGGCGGAATCGTCGGCTTTAACGACGGCTACTTGCAAGACTGCACCGTTACGGGCGAAATAGTTTCCGATACTTTCGACGTCGCGGGCGTGTGCGTCGTGAACAACAACGAACTTTCGAACTGCGTGAACAGTGCGGATATAGCGCAAACCGCGTCGAACATGGATTGGAATCCCATTACTTGCGGCGTGGTTTTGACCAATACTTATATGGTCAAGGGTTGCAAGAATACGGGCAAGATTTCCGCGGCTTCGACTTACGGGTCGGCGAGCGACGACGGACGAAATGCGATCGCGGCGGGTATTGCGTATTATAACAATTTCTATTATCAGTATACCCCGTATATCACGAACTGCGTAAATTCGGGCGAGGTTGAAAGCTCCGCCGCGAACGGCAGCGCGTATGCGGCGGGCGTGTGTTACGCGTCGAACGGCGGGATAGAGTTTTGCAAAAACAGCGGCTCGGCAAGAGCGGAAGCGGGGAACGGTTACGAAGCGTTAGGCGGCGGGATCGCCGATTATGCGTACGGGTATATTTATAAGTCGGTGAACGAGGGCGACGTGTATGTTTCGGGCAGCGGCGAGGCGTATGCGGGCGGAATATCTGCGCTCGCGCGTGCGCAGTTTTTGTACTGCGTTTCTAGCGGGGATATTACCGTGACCGCGAAAACCGCTCGCGTGGGTGGGATATACGGCGTGAGCGAGATAGATACCTACGGTAAGGGCACTGCCGAATATTGCATAAGCGAAAATCGATTGGATGTTACCGCTATAAACGGCGGCGCAGCGTACGTCGGCGGGATCGCGGGGTACGTGCGCGAACAGCTGTTTACCGTCAGCGGCGGTAGGGCGTTCTTCGGCGGCGGCGTTACCGATAGCTGTTTCGTCGGCGAGTGTGTCAAGCCCGACGACGTATACTTCGGCAATATCGTCGGTGCGTGTGGGGCTAATATCTACGAGAGCAATCTGTATTATTCGGGTGACGTCGAACTCCATAATTTCAACGGCAATTATTACGTGGACAATTCGTTCATGGCGTTCGGCGCAACGTTTGCCAACTCGTCGGGCGGCGGACTCGTGACCGACGTGTCAGATAAAGGCGCGACTTCCTTGCCGACGGAGGAAGTCAAAACCACCGAAACATACAAGACGATTTTAAGCGAGCTGCAAAAAAATTGACACGGTATCATACGTTTGTTAAAATAATAAAAATTACGGTTACGGTTAAAGGCTTTAATTAATGAAAGGACAGGATCTATCTCTCGCGTTCGGCACCGAGGTCATATACGATGATGCGGAATTCTTTATAGGCGATAAGGACAAAACGGGTATCGTCGGGGTGAATGGCGCGGGGAAAACGACGCTGTTCAAGGTCATACTGGGCGAGCAGGAGCTCGATCGCGGCAAAATTTTTACGGGCGGAGCACGGATCGGGTATCTGCCGCAGGAGATCGATTTTGCCGACAAACAAAAAACAGTTTGGGACTATCTGTTCGACGCGCGCCCCGTGCGCAAGATCGAAGCGGAACTCGATACTATTTATGCTACGCTCGAAACGGCGGGCGAAGCCGAGCAAGCGGAGCTTTTAAACCGAATGGCGGAGCTCCATGCCTGTCTCGACGGTTACGACGCGTATAACGCCGAGAATATTTTGCTCGAGCTTATTTTCGATATGAAGATAAACGACGAGCTGCTCGACATGAAGCTCGGCGATCTTTCCGGCGGGCAAAAGTCCAAAATAGCTTTTGCGCACGTGCTCTTTTCCAATCCGCAGGTTCTGCTTTTGGACGAGCCGACCAACCACCTCGACGCGACCACCAAGGAGTTCGTTACTAACTATCTAAAAAACTATAAGGGTTCCGTCCTGATAATAAGCCATGACGTCGATTTCCTAAATGCGGTCGTAAACAAAATTTTGTTCGTAAATAAGGTAACGCATAAGATCTCGGTTTACGACGGCAACTACACGGCGTTTAAGCGAAAATACGCGCAGGAACAGCTCCTTAAAGAACTGCGTATCACCCAGCAGGAACAGGAGATCAAGAAGCTTTCCGATTTCGTTTTGAAAGCCAAACAGGCGTCGCGCACAAACCACAACCTCAAAAGAATGGGGCAGGACCGCGAGATAAAACTCAAAAAGGCGATAGAAGCGCTCGAAAAACGCGATAAAGATTATAAGCACGTAAATCTCCGTTTGGAACCGAAAACGTCGAGCGGCAAGGTGCCTTTGGAAGTGCGGAACCTAACGTTCGGGTACGACGGCAAACAAAACCTGTACGACGGATTGTCGTTTATACTCAATCCCGACGAGCGGTTTTTGATCGTCGGCGAAAACGGTGTGGGCAAATCAACTCTACTAAAACTTATAATGGGGATATTGCATCCAAAAAACGGCGAAATAGTTTTCAGCAAAAAAACAGAAATAGCTTATTACGCGCAGGAGCTCGAATTGCTCGATGAGAATAAAACCGTGCTCGAAAACACCGAAAGCACGGGATATACCGATATCCAGCACCGAAATTTGCTGGGCAATTTCCTGTTCTCGGGCGATTCGGTTTTCAAAAAGGTTTCCGTGCTGTCGCCCGGCGAAAAGGCGCGAATATCTTTGTGCAAGCTTTTGCTCGAACGCGCAAATTTATTGATTTTGGACGAGCCGACCAACCACCTAGATCCCGATACTCAGGCGGTCATCGGCGAGAACTTCCGCGACTATACGGGCACGATTTTGCTGGTAAGCCATAATCCCGAGTTCGTCGAACAAATAGGCATCACCCGTATGCTGATCTTGCCCGAAGGAAAAATCGTCGAGTATTCAAGAGAATTGCTCGCTTACTATTATATTTTAAATACCGACTTTTTGTAATTTTTTAATCGGTATACGCAAAACGGGTGCGAAAGCGCATAATAAAAATCTTTGATTTTTTATGCGTTTAATGTTATTATATTTATATGGAAAAGAAAAGACTTTCCGAAATGACGTTGGAAGAACTTTGGGAACTATTCCCGATCTTTCTCACCGAGCACAATCCGTGCTGGGTGGAGTGGTATTCGGAAGAAATCGAACTGTTAAAAAATATATTGCCACTCGATATCGAATATCATCACGTGGGAAGTACGGCGGTAGAGGGTATTTTCGCAAAACCGATCATCGATATTTTGATAGTGGTAAATTCTGTCGAGCAAATGAAAGAAGTCGCCGATATGCTTCGTGAGCGCGGGTATATCGTTATGTCGGCAAACGCTGACCGCATTTCATTGAATAAAGGCTACACCGAAAACGGGTTCGCCGAAAAAGTTTTTCATTTGCATATTCGGCTCGAAAACGATAAAGACGAGATATATTTCAGAGATTATTTAAACGCTCACCCCGAAATTGCACAGGCTTACGTAAAACTCAAATTGCGGCTATGGAAAAAGTACGAACACGACCGCGACGGATATACCGCAGCGAAAACGGAATTTGTAAAGAAATATACCGAGCTTGCAAAGAAAACCTTGTTATAGGTTGTCAATGTTTTATCGCGGCTTTTGAGCGATTTCAACCGATAATAGTGTAATTCAACTAACGGTTGAGTGAATAATATTGAATTTTTCGGCGCGAAAGTGTATAATTAGATTGTAAAAACGCAGGAGAGTTCGCTATTATGAATTGCGGTGAGAAGATCGCGCAGCTTAGAAAGAAGAATAATATGACGCAAGCCCAGCTCGGCGACGAGCTGAGCGTGACCTATCAGGCGGTGTCTAAGTGGGAGCGCGGCGAGTCGCTGCCCGACTTCGATACAATATCGCGAATCTCGAAATTATTTCAAGTGCCTATTTCGTACTTCGAGGACGGCGGGGAAGAAACGGTTAATACCGCGCCGCACGTTACGCAAACGCCGCTGCCCGTTCAGCCCGCGGTGTCCGCCGATATAATAGGCATGTGCGTGCAGTGCGGCAAGGTTGTGCGTGACGGCGAGGCGGCGCAGACTAATCCTAAGCTTATATGCAAGGCGTGCGACGAGCTTAACCGCAAGGCGCACGAGGAACAAGTCCTTAAACAAAAGAAGCAAGCGCTCGTCAATGAGAAAGCCGCGAAATTGCGTAAGGATATGGAAAAGTCCGGGCTTAGAGAACGCCGCAACCTCGCGCTGTTGCTTTCGATCATCCCTGCGGGCGTAGTGCTCATAATCTTCACCGCGCTTTCGATTGTGAATAAGGATATGTTCACGTTTCTTTTCGTTACCGGGATCGTGCTTGCGGTGTTCGCGTACACGTTCACTGCACAGATGATTTGGGACGGCACGGTGCGCGAGGTGTGTACGGGCGGCGGGCATATAATAAGCCTGCCCGGAATAATCTTCTCGCTGTCGCCCGACGGGATTCTATTCTTGATCCTGACCAAGATAATCCTCGTGTTCGTCGCTGCGTTCGTGTTCGTGTTCTCGATCATAGCCTGCGTGTTCGCAGCTATCTTTATATCACCCTTTACCTTCGTTCCGTCGCTTTTGCTTTATAACCGCAAAATCAGAAAAGTCGATAATAAATGATTTTTTTGTTACTTCTTTTGAAAAAGTAGTAACCAAGAAAACTTTAAATTAATTACAAAAAGAGTGGTATAGACATACCACTCTTTAATTATTTTACTTAAAGTGTTCTTCGCTTCCTTCTTGTTCACAAGAAGGAAGAAAAAACTATATTATATATTTTTCCAGTTTGCCCGCCTGTTTAAGGAAGGAGAGCATACTGTCGGCGGCGAACACGTCGGGCGCGAGCGCAAGGCATAGCCCGACGTCGGTCGGGTCGACGAGCGTTTTCAGCCCGAACCCGTCGTCGGGGTACAGGCGTTTGAACACCTGCATAGCCCTGGCATGACGGGTTTTAAGCTCGACGAGCATACGCGCTTGCTCCTTGCCAAACTCGTGCCGACGGTACTCGCACAGCCGCATTTTAACGGGCGGGTATATTGGCGTGGTATGTATGCACGCATGCCGCACGTCCACGCGGAAGAACTCGCAAATACTGTCGATGCGCTTACCGTTGTTCGGCGGGAACTCGAAACGCGTAGAGGTACGGTTCTTTATATAGAAATCGATCAGTATCGCGCCGAGCACCGTTTCGAGCTCGCCGCGCATACCGTGAATGCGTTCTTCGGCAGTGCATAGCATTCTTAACGCTTCCGCCGTCTGCGTCGCGCCCGACGCAAACAGCAGTTCGGGTCGGCGTTCGACTATGTGCGCGCACTTTTCGCCCGCGCGCATGAGCGCCTGCGCGGCGGCGGTCCTGTTCTTGGCAATAGGTTTCAGCTCGGCGGTGAGCGATGTAACGAGGCTCGACACGTCGGCATTGAGCGCAGTATCCACCTCGTCGCCGCGCATATGCGCGCCGAAGGAAAGGTCGAACGCCGCGAGATCGAGCGCGACTATCTCCCCGAACACCGCCGCGAGATTGTCGTCGATGTTTTCGGGATTGAGCACTGCCGCAAACGGCTTGCGCCCGCGCTTGACTACGGCGAACGCCCCGTCGGTTGCGCGGTAGAGCGGCGAGCACACGGCGGCGAAGTCGTGCGTGGGTACGAGTATCAGCTTTTTACATTGTCGGGCTTGCGCAATGCCGAATTCTATAAGCCCGCCGCGCGCGATAATAACGTCTGGCGCGTGCTCGTCGTCGCGGTTCACGCGGTAGCCCGCGCGGAGCAGCTCGTCTACGTTGTCGAACCCGATTGTGCGCACAGTGCTTTCGGGCGGTGCGGCAGCGGCGAGCGCGTCGGGAAGCGTGCGAAAAACGGCGGTCGAGATCGGCTCGTCGTCGGGCGGCGGGGGGATAATGGGTTCGTCGTCAAGATCGGAGAATGCATGGGTAGAGTTTGTCATAATATAATCAGTATAGATTGAAGCGCGGGTCGAAATTTGCGCGCTATTGTTTTGCCCGCGCGTTTCTTGTCGACAAATTACGCTTGATAAAACGGGTGAAGTGTGATACAATCAAAGCATGGGTTGGTTTAATTATTACGGGCTTGCTATAATGGCGGTCATCATGATCCCGAATATTGTATACGCGGTACGGCACCAAAACGATAACGCGGATACGTACCGAAACAAGAAGGTCGTCGTTGCCGAGCAGATCGGCAGGTTCGGATGTTTCGTCTTGATGATTTTCAATATCCCGTACACCTATTTTAATTTTTGGTTCGACTACGCGCTTATAGTTTATCTGTCCGTAAACGGCGGACTGTGCATAGCGTATATTATTTTCTGGATAGTCTGCGGACGGAAGCCGGGTTGGCTGAGAGCGTTGTCGCTGTCCATATTGCCGTCGTGCGTTTTTCTGTTCAGCGGTATCGTTTTCGCGAATATCCCGCTTATCGTGTTTTCGGTGCTGTTCGCAGTAACGCATATCTTTATAAGCTGTAAGAACGCTGTACCCACGACACGCAAAAGACGCAAGTACACGTTAAGGGAAAAAGCCGCCGACGATTTTATTATGCTCTTCTTGATTATACTGGTGTTAGCCGTTGTCGTTGGCATGGTCTATAAGCTGATTTTAGGCGATGACGGGCACGGTGTGTTCCCGTTGTGAAAAATAATGGCATGAAAAAAAGCCGTATCGAGTAGAAAAACTTGATACGGCTTGTTATATTTAGCTTAAAGTTTTCTTGCCTGCTTCTTTTCCAAAAGAAGTAGGGAAAAACTACAAAAATCTCAAATCTATATCGCCGTTGGACGTCCGAGCGGTGACACGGCGTTTGGGCCCCGACGGATCGGTGAAATTCTTGCTCGGCGTGCCGTCGACGGTGATCGCGCCGTGCGACGTTTCGAGCGACACCCGATACTCGTCGCGGTTGCCGACGATCGCGGCGTAGATCTTGCCGTTTGACGTATCGAGCTTGACCTCGGGCGCGGCTATGCCGTTCACGTCGATCGTGCCGTTATGCGTAGAGCAATCGAGCCGCTCGGTCCTGACATCGACAGCCGACAGTCCCGCGTTATCGCTCGATATGGTAAGCGCCGACGCTGATACCGTTTCCGCCTTGACGTTGCCGTTCTTGCACCTGAGCGACACCGTCTGCGCGGCGGTCAAGCGATGAATATCGATCGTGCCGTTTTTCATTTTCAGCCCGAACTCGGCGCACGAAATATCCCGAATATCGAACTTCCCGTTGAACGTAGAAAGCTCGACGCCCTCGAACTCTCCGCCCGTCAGGTACAGCCCGCCGTTCTTGTTCCTGAACCTCAGCCGCCCCTTAAAGCTTCGCGGCAGAACAAGCTTGAACTCGAATCGTCTATTGATTATCCTATAAAAGAAGTTGCCCTTTTTTTGCGTGACGGTGAGCTGCCCGTTGTTATCACACTGCACGTCAAAGTATTTCTCCTTGGCGGTGATAAGCTCGCACTTATCGCCCGACCCGCGCGAAATATCTACAAGACACTCCGTTCCGTATATCGCTATATCTTTGACGCTAGAAAACTCCATACCGATATAATACCTTATTTCGCTCAATAAATCAAGCGTAATGGTCAAGTAGAGGGATATTTGTTTGACATTGTCTAAATAAAGGACTATAATAAATTCGCGTATTGTTTGACTGAACTTTTTGTTCGTTAGGCATGCCGAGTATTATTTCTTTTATCGACGGAAACACGTGATACAAGCATTGGAAAAAATCAAACAAAATAAGGCGATCGTTCGAATTTGTAATTTTCAAAATTCGATTTGGTATGTACTTTGTCTTGCCGTGGTAGTGCTTGCTTCGCATTTGTCGGGGTTCGAACTCCCCTTTATTTGGATCGTCGTAATCGCTACCGCGTTTATTTTTGTAATGCAAGAGGATTTAAAACCGTTCGTGCCGACGGTACTTCTTTTGTATTTTTGCATACCGCGTGCGCACGGCTCGACCGGCTGGGCGGATATCGGTATTTGGCAAACCACGCCGTACGTGATCAACCTCTGCTTGATCGGCGCGATTTTTCTTGCGGCGTTTTTGTTTAATTTTATTTACTACAAACAGTATCGCAATTTCAAGAAGATTACTTTTTTAACGGCGGGGCTTGCGGCGTTCGCTGCGTCGTATCTTACGAACGGATTATTCGCGCACGATTATACGATAAAGAACCTCGGTTACGGACTTACGTTTGCG
Encoded proteins:
- a CDS encoding GrpB family protein; the encoded protein is MEKKRLSEMTLEELWELFPIFLTEHNPCWVEWYSEEIELLKNILPLDIEYHHVGSTAVEGIFAKPIIDILIVVNSVEQMKEVADMLRERGYIVMSANADRISLNKGYTENGFAEKVFHLHIRLENDKDEIYFRDYLNAHPEIAQAYVKLKLRLWKKYEHDRDGYTAAKTEFVKKYTELAKKTLL
- a CDS encoding helix-turn-helix transcriptional regulator, translating into MNCGEKIAQLRKKNNMTQAQLGDELSVTYQAVSKWERGESLPDFDTISRISKLFQVPISYFEDGGEETVNTAPHVTQTPLPVQPAVSADIIGMCVQCGKVVRDGEAAQTNPKLICKACDELNRKAHEEQVLKQKKQALVNEKAAKLRKDMEKSGLRERRNLALLLSIIPAGVVLIIFTALSIVNKDMFTFLFVTGIVLAVFAYTFTAQMIWDGTVREVCTGGGHIISLPGIIFSLSPDGILFLILTKIILVFVAAFVFVFSIIACVFAAIFISPFTFVPSLLLYNRKIRKVDNK
- a CDS encoding DUF4097 domain-containing protein, whose product is MEFSSVKDIAIYGTECLVDISRGSGDKCELITAKEKYFDVQCDNNGQLTVTQKKGNFFYRIINRRFEFKLVLPRSFKGRLRFRNKNGGLYLTGGEFEGVELSTFNGKFDIRDISCAEFGLKMKNGTIDIHRLTAAQTVSLRCKNGNVKAETVSASALTISSDNAGLSAVDVRTERLDCSTHNGTIDVNGIAAPEVKLDTSNGKIYAAIVGNRDEYRVSLETSHGAITVDGTPSKNFTDPSGPKRRVTARTSNGDIDLRFL
- a CDS encoding ABC-F family ATP-binding cassette domain-containing protein, whose translation is MKGQDLSLAFGTEVIYDDAEFFIGDKDKTGIVGVNGAGKTTLFKVILGEQELDRGKIFTGGARIGYLPQEIDFADKQKTVWDYLFDARPVRKIEAELDTIYATLETAGEAEQAELLNRMAELHACLDGYDAYNAENILLELIFDMKINDELLDMKLGDLSGGQKSKIAFAHVLFSNPQVLLLDEPTNHLDATTKEFVTNYLKNYKGSVLIISHDVDFLNAVVNKILFVNKVTHKISVYDGNYTAFKRKYAQEQLLKELRITQQEQEIKKLSDFVLKAKQASRTNHNLKRMGQDREIKLKKAIEALEKRDKDYKHVNLRLEPKTSSGKVPLEVRNLTFGYDGKQNLYDGLSFILNPDERFLIVGENGVGKSTLLKLIMGILHPKNGEIVFSKKTEIAYYAQELELLDENKTVLENTESTGYTDIQHRNLLGNFLFSGDSVFKKVSVLSPGEKARISLCKLLLERANLLILDEPTNHLDPDTQAVIGENFRDYTGTILLVSHNPEFVEQIGITRMLILPEGKIVEYSRELLAYYYILNTDFL